GTTGACTTGGCTACTAATGGCGTCATGTTTGTGAAAGAACTCAACAGCCAAAAGGCTCGTCTGAAACTACTCATCGCCATCAATGCCGGATTAAAAGAGGAAGCATTGAAAGATTATATTGAAGGATAGTTTGTCCAATCTAATAGAGAAACTAAGCAAAAACGCTATTCGAAAAAAATCAGTCATCTTTTATAAAAAAACGCACCATCTCAAGTTTTTTGAATAACTCAAGATGATGCGTTTTTATGTGTCAGAAGGTTCTTACCAAAATCATTCTTAACAAACTAAATTATTTAAGAAGACGACTATAATAAAACAAGGATATGAGACTTCCTACACCAACGAGACTTAGCCAAAGAAACTTACTAAGATAAAATGTTGGAACGACAAAGGAAAACACTGATATCAATAAGGTTGAGCTAATGATGAAACCTAGACAAGTGAAACACTTAACCCAGAATCGCAAATGTAGTTGAAATATCTCTAAACCAAATGATAAACCTATGGCTGGTGCCATTGTAATAGACTCTGAAGACAAGACATCTTTTCCATCCCAAAAAACAAATAAGCCGTCTAAAAATAAATTCACCGTGCTAAATATCAAGAGATTTAAACCACAATGTAACCAAAATCTTTTATGCTTGAAGAAAAACACATTGTCGGATTCAGACATAAAGCAGCTCCTTAAGGCAAAATATGCCCCGCTTTGATATAAATTTCATACCATTCTGGACGTGTGAGGTCTACTTTTTCTGCATCTGCTATACGCGTGATACGCTCAGGATTCATGGAACCAACAATCGTTTGAATGTTAGCTGGATGTCGAAGAATCCAAGCAACAATAATAGCTTCATCGGATACGCCATATTTTTCAGCAAGAGTTGAAATGGTAGCGTTCAATTCTTTATAGTCAGGATTACCAGAGAAAAGTCCTTTTGAGAGATCAATTTGGAATGGTGACCAAGCCTGAATTGTTACCTTGTTAAGTCGGCAATAGTCAATAATGCCACCATCACGGTCATTTGCTCCCGATGTTGTCATATTAACTTCTAAGCCAGAAGAAATCATCGGCGCGTGAACTGGTGATAGTTGCAATTGGTTAACCGCTAATGGCTTATCTAAATAAGACTGCAAAAATTCCATTTGACTACGATTTTGGTTGCTGACACCAAAATGACGAACCTTACCAGTTGATGTCAAGTGATTAAATGCTTCCGCTACTTCTTCTGGTTCCCACAAGGTATCTGGACGATGAAGAACTAAGAAATCAAGGTAATCCGTTCCTAAGCGCTCTAAAATACCATCAACCGAGGCTAAAATATGCTCTTTTGAAAAATCAAAGAATCCTTTGCGAATGCCACATTTTGATTGTAAAATGAGGTCTTCACGGTTCACATCAAGGTTTTTCAAGGCATCACGAAAACGGATTTCAGACTCCCCTCCACCATAAATGTCCGCATGATCAAAGAAATTAATCCCATTGTCAACTGAGGTTGCAATAACTTTTTCTGCTTCTTTGACATCTAAAGCATTCATACGCATCGCACCTAAAGCGATACGTGAGCCTTTGACACCAGTTTGTCCAATATCTTGTAACATAGCTACTCCTTTAAAAGACTAATTTTGTTTTAAAAAAGTATAGCATTTTTTAAAAGAATTTTCAGTATAAAAACAAAATACAATATTCAATAGCCTATAAAACATACTGAGAAAACGTTTCAAAACCGTCCTTTTTTCAAAGTCCAACGAAAAATAATTCGCTTTTCATTCAAAAATATCTTGAATTTTCCTGATTGCCATAGTAAACTAACTATGGATACTGTTTACTATCTTCACTAATGAATCAAGGAGTTACGATGAATAAGAAAGTTGCTTTAAAAAGTAGTATGTTAGCTGTTGTTGCTGGTTTTGGGCTGATGGCTACCAGTGTTTATGCCGACCAAGAAGCTATCCAAATCTTAGGAGTTAATGATTTCCATGGAGCACTAGACACTACTGGCTCAGCTTATATGCCGGATGGTAAAGTTTCCAATGCCGGTACCGCTGCACAGTTAGATGCTTACATGGATGATGCTGAAAAAGAATTTACTGCAGAAAATCCAGATTCTACCTCACTTCGTGTTCAAGCAGGTGATATGGTAGGCGCTAGTCCTGCTAACTCTGGTTTACTTCAAGATGAACCAACGGCTAAAGTTTTCAATCAAATGGGCTTTAACTATGGAACTATTGGTAACCACGAATTTGACGAAGGATTAGATGAATACAATCGTATTATTAAAGGTGAGGCTCCAGCTGCTGATGCTGGTTTCAATAAGATCGTTTATGATTACCAACACGTCCCAGCTACACAAGAAATTGTTGTCGCTAACGTTGTTGATAAAGTAACAGGCGAAATTCCAAACAACTGGCAACCTTATGCTATTCAAGATGTTACCATCAACGATAAGGTTGTTAAAGTAGGATTCATTGGGATTGTTACTAAAGAAATTCCAAATCTAGTTTTACGCCAACATTATGAACGATATGAATTCCTAGACGAAGCTGAAACTATTGCGGCTTACGCTTTGGAACTACAGAAAAAAGGTGTCAAAGCTATTGTTGTCCTTGCTCACGTCCCTGCAGTCAATAATGGTGATGTCGTTGAAGGTGAAGCAGCTGACATTATGAAACGTGTAACTGAAATTTATCCAGATCACAGTGTTGATATCCTCTTTGCAGGTCACAACCACCAATATACCAATGGTGTCGTAGGCAATACTCGTATCGTTCAAGCTCTGTCACAAGGTAAAGCCTATGCTGATGTTCGAGGAATCCTAGATACTGATACACAAGATTTTGTTGCTGTCCCAGATGCTGAAATTATCGCTGTGGCTCCTGGCATTAAAACTGCTAGTGAAGACATACAAGCCATTGTGGATGAGGCTAATACCATTGTGAAACAAGTAACCAGTACTAAAATTGGTACTGCTGCAACTTCTGACGTCATTAGCCGTGAGGTTAATGAGTTTAAAGAAAGTCCTATCGGAAACCTTGTTACAGACGCTCAACTAGCAATCGCTAACCAAGAATCAGATATTCCCGTTGATTTCGCAATGACTAACAACGGTGGTATCCGTTCAGATCTAGTAGTTTCTGAAGATGGCACGATAACTTGGGGAGCTGCACAAGCCGTCCAACCTTTTGGTAATATCCTTCAAATTGTCCAAATGACTGGTGAGGATATCTATAAAGTTCTAAACGAACAGTACGATGGTAAGGAAAATTATTTCCTCCAAGTGGCTGGTCTTAAATACACCTTTACTGACAATCCTGAAGGTGGTGAAGAAACACCTTACAAGGTTGTTAAAGCCTACAAAGACAATGGTGAAGAAATTGATCCAGGTAAAACATATACTCTTGTTATCAACGACTTCCTCTTTGGTGGTGGTGATGGTTTCGAAAGTTTCCGAAACGCAACCTTAGTTGGAGCTATCAGCCCTGATACAGAAACTTTCATCGAATATATTCGCCAGCAAGAAGCCAATGGTATTAAAATCACATCAGGCATCAAAGGTGTTAAAACTTACTTAGCTGAAGTACCAGTTGATATCGTTGAGCCAGATGATGATACTCATGTAACACCTGAACAAACAAATACATCAACTTTCCCTTCAAATCAGCCTTCTAAGGCCCTTGTTCTAGGACAAGAACAAACAGGACAAATAACAAGCGTTAACGTTTCAAGCTCTCGAAACAAAGCAATCGTCCTTACTCTAGGAAACCAAAAAGCTGCGCTTAAAGCAGAAAACCATTATGGTAGTAAGAAAAGTAGTCTTCCAGAGACGGGAGAAGCTACTTCTGCAAGCTTTATCTTAGTTGGTCTCAGCATCCTAGGAATAGCTGGACTAACTGTAAAACGTAAAAACAGTTAAACTACTTGGTAAGTAACCCTAAACTATCAATAAAAATAATCCTCCTTGAATAGTCAGGGAGGATTATTTCTATTAATGATGTTGGCAAGAGCATTGCCCTGGCAGACACTGACAGACAACCTTATCTACTGCGCCAGATTTTTTTATATTTAATAATTTTTCAAGATCATCAATATCTGCCAAACTCATAGGGGTATCTGCCACTAACTTTTCAATCAATGTCTTATGATTAACGACACAAATTTTAGCGAATGTGTCTGAAACACAAGTCCATTGCCCCATTTCTTCTGAAATCAAGGCTCTGTACCAGAAACGTCTTCCCTCACGACGACTAGCCAATAATTCCTTATCGACTAAGCGAGTTATCAGGGTCTTTATCGTTGAATCCGACCAATCATGATTCTGTTGCAAAACATCAATAATATAGGAACTGGTAACCTCTTCCGACGCCCAAGCAACCCTCATGACCTCCCATTCAGCATTTGAAATGTGTGACATGACACTCTCCTTGTTGACAATTGTAAATAAAATTTTATCCTATCCTATTGCAAGAGTCAAGTTCTAAAAACTTGATTAGCCAATACCCTCATCATTTCTCTAACAGGGATGTGCAGATTAGATTAATCTTGTATATTGCTAAACGAAACATTTTTAGTCATTAATTGTCTCTTTTTATTAAAATAGTTTAGATTTATTGGGCTTCAGTATCTGAAAATAGTTTGCTTTCTCTTGTAAATACTGTTGACCTTATTTATATTAGACTCAGTGATAGATTCACTAAACTAAAGGTTCCGATTTTGGTATTATCAAACACTGATATCTAAGCTATCAATAGGTAATTAAAAAATACTACTTCTTCAAATACAAAGACCAAAAATAGCACATAATTAAAGGTATAAATGACATTCTCAAAAATGTGATCTATACCTTTTAAACAAATTATTTTTTGAATTAAGAATCTAATAAGCTAGTTTGTCTCAGTTCCTACTAATACTCGGAGACAATCGAAATCTGATCAGGAAAGGTACCTCAGAGAGAACTAAAGTTCATCAAGGTAAACTTGACAACATCAGATTTTGGTTTTCAATGGGTATAACTAACTTAACGATCTAACTGACGTAATAATTCATCAATTTTATTACCATATTCGATAGATTGATCTTTTTCAAATGATAAATCAGGAATTTTATACATGTGGAGGTTTTTACCTAGTTCACGTTTTATCGTTCCTGTGGCTTTTTCTAAACCAATTTGTGCTTTTTGATTGTCAGAAGCTAGTTCACTGTGGATAGTGTAGTAAACTTTTGCCGCTGATAAATCACCCAACATTTGAACATCAGTGATGGTAACATCTTGGACACGTGGGTCACGAACTTTAAGACGCAAGATTTCATTGACTTCACGTTTGATTTCCATACCAACACGATCAACACGATGATTTGCCATAAGTTTCTCCTTTCAAATCATTAAGACAAAAGAGACTGGGATAAAGTCCAATCTCTTTATGTAGAGTCCGCTATAACTTTCTCTAAGATAGTGGCTGAGAGTGTACTATCTTGTACAGTTCTGAGGAAATTTAACTCCAGTCAACCACTACTGAATGATTGCTGCACTCACTTTTTATCCTCTAAAACAGACCTCGCCCCTTTATTTAATGGTTCATTGTAAGAGCTGTTAAAGATTCGAACAGTGTTTATTTTCTAACAATCTCTTCCATGATGTAAGCTTCAATAGTATCATCAACTTTAAGATCATTGAAGTTCTCAATCATGAGACCACCTTCTTGGGCATTTCCGACTTCTTTAACATCATCTTTATAATGTTTCAAGCTAGCTAGTTTGCCATCGAAGATAACCACGCCATCACGGATGACACGAGCACTTGAATCACGTGTGATCTTACCATTGATAACCATAAATCCACCGATAGTACCCACTTTAGAAACTTTAAAGGTTTCGCGGATAATCGCTTCACCAAGAACTTTTTCTTGATACTCTGGATCCAATTTACCTTTCATCGCTTCTTCGACTTCTTCGATAACTTTATAGATAATGCTGTGAAGACGAATTTCAACGTCATCGGCATCGGCTTGTTGACGTGCC
The sequence above is drawn from the Streptococcus pluranimalium genome and encodes:
- a CDS encoding surface-anchored 5'-nucleotidase, translating into MNKKVALKSSMLAVVAGFGLMATSVYADQEAIQILGVNDFHGALDTTGSAYMPDGKVSNAGTAAQLDAYMDDAEKEFTAENPDSTSLRVQAGDMVGASPANSGLLQDEPTAKVFNQMGFNYGTIGNHEFDEGLDEYNRIIKGEAPAADAGFNKIVYDYQHVPATQEIVVANVVDKVTGEIPNNWQPYAIQDVTINDKVVKVGFIGIVTKEIPNLVLRQHYERYEFLDEAETIAAYALELQKKGVKAIVVLAHVPAVNNGDVVEGEAADIMKRVTEIYPDHSVDILFAGHNHQYTNGVVGNTRIVQALSQGKAYADVRGILDTDTQDFVAVPDAEIIAVAPGIKTASEDIQAIVDEANTIVKQVTSTKIGTAATSDVISREVNEFKESPIGNLVTDAQLAIANQESDIPVDFAMTNNGGIRSDLVVSEDGTITWGAAQAVQPFGNILQIVQMTGEDIYKVLNEQYDGKENYFLQVAGLKYTFTDNPEGGEETPYKVVKAYKDNGEEIDPGKTYTLVINDFLFGGGDGFESFRNATLVGAISPDTETFIEYIRQQEANGIKITSGIKGVKTYLAEVPVDIVEPDDDTHVTPEQTNTSTFPSNQPSKALVLGQEQTGQITSVNVSSSRNKAIVLTLGNQKAALKAENHYGSKKSSLPETGEATSASFILVGLSILGIAGLTVKRKNS
- a CDS encoding CopY/TcrY family copper transport repressor; amino-acid sequence: MSHISNAEWEVMRVAWASEEVTSSYIIDVLQQNHDWSDSTIKTLITRLVDKELLASRREGRRFWYRALISEEMGQWTCVSDTFAKICVVNHKTLIEKLVADTPMSLADIDDLEKLLNIKKSGAVDKVVCQCLPGQCSCQHH
- a CDS encoding aldo/keto reductase, which gives rise to MLQDIGQTGVKGSRIALGAMRMNALDVKEAEKVIATSVDNGINFFDHADIYGGGESEIRFRDALKNLDVNREDLILQSKCGIRKGFFDFSKEHILASVDGILERLGTDYLDFLVLHRPDTLWEPEEVAEAFNHLTSTGKVRHFGVSNQNRSQMEFLQSYLDKPLAVNQLQLSPVHAPMISSGLEVNMTTSGANDRDGGIIDYCRLNKVTIQAWSPFQIDLSKGLFSGNPDYKELNATISTLAEKYGVSDEAIIVAWILRHPANIQTIVGSMNPERITRIADAEKVDLTRPEWYEIYIKAGHILP
- the rbfA gene encoding 30S ribosome-binding factor RbfA translates to MANHRVDRVGMEIKREVNEILRLKVRDPRVQDVTITDVQMLGDLSAAKVYYTIHSELASDNQKAQIGLEKATGTIKRELGKNLHMYKIPDLSFEKDQSIEYGNKIDELLRQLDR